A window of Rhododendron vialii isolate Sample 1 chromosome 11a, ASM3025357v1 contains these coding sequences:
- the LOC131307338 gene encoding zinc finger CCCH domain-containing protein 23-like, whose product MMMMMLMNGETARSNPTIQVPPWDNFDDPTATITSPLFSSPNATSPNCSSSPFDALTALHRYLPSNNSDFDNDCHEFTADAFSCDHFRMYDFKVRKCARGRSHDWTECPFAHPGEKARRRDPRKHHYSGVPCPDFRKGHCFRGDACEYAHGVFECWLHPARYRTQPCKDGAHCRRRVCFFAHAPDQLRVLPQTSPRLSDSYDGSPSRLGFDACFGSSPTSILYSPTGSPPSDSPPMSPIDGVNSVSELAASIRCMQIGGKVRVGMMSPPAGWGMQVGSGYCSPRGGSVLRPGFLSLPSTPTRAPTRSGLGVFDLCEEEEEEPVMERVESGRDLRAKIYAKLSKENSLGRVDSAGNSVAACPDVGWVSELLK is encoded by the coding sequence atgatgatgatgatgctgaTGAACGGCGAAACCGCTCGTTCGAATCCGACCATCCAAGTCCCTCCCTGGGACAACTTCGACGATCCAACAGCCACAATAACCTCCCCATTATTCTCCTCCCCCAATGCCACCAGTCCCAACTGCTCCTCCTCCCCCTTCGACGCCCTCACGGCGCTCCACCGCTACCTCCCCTCCAACAACTCCGACTTCGACAACGACTGCCACGAGTTCACGGCGGACGCCTTCTCCTGCGACCACTTCCGCATGTACGACTTCAAGGTCAGGAAGTGCGCCCGCGGGAGGTCGCACGACTGGACGGAGTGCCCCTTCGCCCACCCGGGCGAGAAGGCCCGCCGCCGCGACCCGAGGAAGCACCACTACTCCGGCGTCCCGTGCCCCGATTTCCGCAAGGGCCATTGCTTTCGGGGCGACGCGTGCGAGTACGCGCACGGGGTGTTCGAGTGCTGGCTTCACCCGGCGCGCTACCGCACCCAGCCCTGCAAGGACGGGGCCCACTGCCGCCGCCGCGTGTGCTTCTTCGCCCACGCGCCCGACCAGTTGCGGGTCCTGCCGCAAACCAGCCCCAGACTCAGCGACTCGTACGACGGTTCCCCGAGTCGGCTCGGTTTCGACGCGTGCTTTGGGTCGTCCCCGACGTCGATTCTGTATTCTCCCACGGGTTCTCCCCCGTCTGACTCGCCGCCGATGTCGCCGATTGATGGGGTCAACTCGGTGAGTGAGCTCGCCGCGTCGATCAGGTGCATGCAGATTGGTGGGAAGGTGAGGGTGGGGATGATGAGTCCGCCTGCTGGGTGGGGGATGCAAGTGGGTTCCGGGTACTGCTCGCCTCGCGGCGGATCGGTTCTGCGACCCGGGTTCCTGAGCTTACCTTCGACTCCGACTCGGGCCCCGACTCGTTCTGGGCTAGGCGTGTTCGATCTgtgtgaggaggaggaggaggagcccgTGATGGAGAGGGTGGAGTCGGGCAGAGACCTCCGGGCGAAGATATACGCGAAACTCAGCAAGGAAAACTCGCTCGGGCGAGTTGACTCGGCGGGTAACTCGGTGGCTGCTTGTCCTGATGTCGGGTGGGTTTCGGAACTGTTGAAGTGA